Part of the Paenibacillus aurantius genome, CATTCCGTGGGACGTACTGGAGAAAATCTCCGTGCGGATCGTAAACGAAGTGGACAATGTCAACCGCGTGGTGTACGACATTACGTCCAAGCCGCCGGCGACGATTGAGTGGGAGTAAACCAGGCTGCGGCGGGAGCCGCACCAGCCGTCTTATAAGATATTGAGCAGGCCGATGTCGGCCGGTGGCACTCCATGTGCCGCCGGAAAGACATCGGTCTTTTTTGACGTTGGGGTGGGGAAAGGGCTTGGAGAGTATCTTTCGGCACGGAGAATTCGTTACTTAAAGAAAGAGGGAAAGATTGGGTATAGCAAAATTCCACCATGCCTTCCTGCGGCGGCCTGCCTATAATGGGTACAGGCGGCAGTAAGGGACGGCGCAGGAAGGAATAAGGTAAGATTGCGGCTGTAAGCAAGAGGTGCCGTGAGTTGGAAGAGGAGAAGCGACGGAGCAAGACGGTAACCGTTAAGGAGCAGGAGCCGGACACAACGGAGCAAATGACAAGATAGGATAAACAGGGCGGCGCCCTGCAAGGAGGATTGACCATGAACGTATATTTTCTGGAGAAAACGATGTCCCACCATCAAGAGGATGTCAACCGTACCGCCCGGATGACGTGGAACTGGCGGCAGGAGCCGGAAACGGAGGCCGGTTCGGAGATGTACCTGCATACGAAGGCCGTGGGCGTGCTGACGGAAATGCTCGAGAACGAGAACGAGGAGCTGCGCCTGCGCGCGGCGGAAATCATTCTGAAGTATTCCGCTAACCGCGGCAAGGCTGGAGCGTAAGGGCCTAAAAAGACGAACAAATCCGAACGGATAGATAAAAACCAGCTTAAACGTTCGGTTTTAACGGTTGACAAGTTTCGACACTCCCTCTAAAATAAGAAGCAGCTATCACGTTTATTTCTTTTCGTATAATTCCGGGAATGGGCCTGGAAGTCTCTACGAGATCACCGTAAATGATCTGGCTACGAAAAAAGGAAGATGGCGCAAAGCTTATGGTTTGATGGAGGCTTTGTGCATAATCTTCCTTCTTGATTGGGAGCCTAGGTCATAATGACCTGGGCTTTTTATGCTTTAATCCAATTTTAGGGGGAGTAGCAGGTGGATCGGTTTTTCAAATTGAAAGAGCACGGAACGACGGTGAGGACGGAGATTATGGCGGGGATCACAACCTTCATGGCCATGGCTTACATTCTGTCCGTCAATCCGAATGTGCTAAGCGGCTTCGGCCAAACAGGAATGGATTGGTATGCCGTGTTCCTGGCAACGGCGCTGGCGGCAGGGATTTTCACCGCAGCGATGGGGCTGTTCGTTAACTTTCCGGTAGCTCTGGCACCGGGTATGGGACTTAACGCTTACTTTGCCACCGTTATTTTGGCTTCCGGCGGGTCGATTACGTGGCAGATGGCTTTGACCGCCGTCTTTATCTCGGGGATTATCTTTATCATTCTTACGATTACCAATGTCCGGCAGCTGCTGCTGGTGGCCGTGCCGAACAGCTTGAAGCATGCGATTACGGTCGGGATCGGATTGTTTATTACGATCGTCGGCCTCAAGAACAGCGGACTGCTGACCGTAGCGGTGGAGAACTCCGTAACGGATATTCCGAAAGGGCAGTTCACGGATGTTCTCGGCTTTGAGACGGTCTTCCATATGGGCAGCCTGGAGAACAGCACCGTGGTGCTCACGATTGTCGGTCTGGTTCTCATTTCGATCCTTATGGTTATGCGCGTCAAAGGCGCCATTCTGTACGGAATTCTCGCCACGACCGTGATCGGGATGTTCACCGGTGATGTGGATTTCAGCAGCATCGGCAAGAGTCAGGCGCCTTGGGTTCCGGATTTCTCGGCGCTTCAGTTCTTCCAGTTCGACTTTGCGGGCATTGTGCATGCCGGCATCATCTCGATTATTGCCACCTTTACCTTCGTCGAGCTGTTCGATACGTTCGGAACGCTTGTGGGTACCGCGAACCGTGCCGGTCTGATGAAGGATGAGGAAGCCGGACGCAAACGCGTCGGCAAAGCCATGATGGTGGACGCCATCGCGGTAAGCGGCGGCGCGGCGCTCGGGACAAGCACCACGACGGCCTTTATCGAGAGCGCAGCAGGGGTGGCCGAAGGCGGACGCACCGGGCTTACAGCCGTAACTACCGGCGTGTGCTTCCTGCTCTCCCTGTTCCTCGCCCCGGTTGTGGCGTTGATTCCTGCGGCCGCTACATCGGCGGCTCTGATCGTGGTCGGTGTTCTCATGACCCAGTCGATCAAAGAAATTGACTTTTCCGATTTCGTTGTGGCCATTCCTTCGTTCCTAACGCTGGCCATCATGCCGTTTACGTACAACATCGCCAACGGAATTTCGTTCGGAATCGTTACGTATGTTATTCTTGCCTCGGTAGCGAACGCAACCGGCAACGGCAAGTACAAGGTTCACTGGCTGATGTGGGTGCTCGCCATCCTGATTATCCTGCGCTATGCGCTGGTGGGAAGCCAAGGCTAAGCATACGATCATTACCTTATAGAGAGAATGAAAAAGCTGTCCCCGAAGTAGAGCCATCTACTGGGGGGACAGCTTTTGTTTTGGTCAACCGGTTACCCGTTAACGACGTGAACCGGTTGACCGTTCTGAAAATTCCGAACATTGTCCACCGCGATGTCCATCAGCCTTCGGCGCGCTTCTACACTTGCCCAGGCGATGTGCGGGGTGACGACGCAGTTAGGCGCGGAGAGCAGCGGGTTATCGGCCGCAGGCGGTTCCGTGGACAGCACATCGACCCCCGCGCCGGCCATCTTGCCGTCCCGGAGTGCCTGGGCGAGATCCTCCTCGACGACTAACCCTCCGCGGGACGTGTTGATCAGCACCGCTCCCGGCTTCATGCGGGCAATGGACTCCTCGTTGATCAGTCCCTTGGTCTCGGGGGTGAGCGGGCAGTGCAGCGACACGATGTCGGACTCCGCCAGCAGGTCGTGGAGGCTCGCGAAGGTGACCTCCAACTCGTCCGGGTAAGCCCGGCGCCCGCTTGTAGAGGCTAGAACCCGCATGCCGAACGCCCGGGCGATGCGCGCCGTCCGCTTGCCGATGTCTCCGTAGCCGACGAGGCCGATCGTTTTGCCGGCGAGCTCAGTAAGGGGGGCGAGCGCGAAGCTGAAGTCTTGGCTCTGCGCCCATTGGCCGCTGCGGGCGGCCTCGCTGTGCCGGGCCACCTGCTGCACCAGCTCCAGCAGGAGCGAGAAGGTCAGCTGGGCGACGGAATCCGTGCTGTAAGCCGGCACATTCGTGACGATAAGGTTCCGTGCTTTTGCGGCCTCCAGATCGATGATGTTGTACCCCGTCGCGAGAACCCCTATGTACTTCAGGCCAGGCAGCCGGCTGATCGTTTCGGCGTTCAAGGGCGTTTTGTTGGTGAGCACGATTTCCGCTCCCTGGGCCCGTTCGGTGATGAGGTCCTCCGGGGTCCGGTCATAAACCGTTAGGTCTCCAAGCTGCTCAAGCTTCGTCCAGCTCAAATCCCCGGGATTGAGCGTGTAGCCGTCCAATATGACGATTTTCACAAAAGGTCCCTCCTGACGTGTACGGTTTCTTCTATAGAATAAATCCGAATCCTATTAAAATCATATCACATTCGGGGACGTCCGGGGGAACGCACGAGCCCTTCCCCGTCAGGTGGCCGAAGCGGATGGGGAATTGTATCATAAAAGCGAACTTTACAAGAAGGATAGGATAAAAACGTTCGCCTTTGGTTGACACGGCCTTCGCCAGGCTGGTAAACTGAAGGCAGGAAAAAAGCCATTTTACCCAATTCATAAAGCAATCCAAAGCTCTCGTATAAAGTCGGGGATACGGCCCGAAAGTTTCTACCCGAAAACCATAAATTTTTGGACTACGAGGATGGAGGAACGCCGCTTGGTTATGCCCGTGCTGTACGGGGAGAGCAGGCGCCTTTCTTTGTCGTCCGTCGGATGAAGCCCTTTAGCGGGCTTTGCCGGGGCGTTTTTTTGTTTATGTGGGGTCTGCTCCTGCTGCTAGATGGCTTCATGGAAGGATAGAAGGATGAGCATAATGAAGAGAGAATCGCTGCAGCTCATCTTAGACTAATCATGGGGAAGAGGGATACGAATGACCGCGCGAGTCGGTGTGATTATGGGAAGCCAGTCGGACTGGGAAACGATGAAGCATGCGTGCGACGTGTTGGATGAACTGGAGATACCTTACGAGAAAAAGGTCGTGTCGGCTCACCGCACGCCCGATCTGATGTTCGAGTACGCCGAAGGGGCGGCCGGACGCGGGCTTCAAGTCATTATAGCCGGAGCGGGCGGAGCCGCTCACCTGCCTGGGATGGTGGCTTCGAAGACGGAGCTCCCCGTGATCGGGGTGCCGGTCAAGTCGGCAAGCCTGAACGGACTGGACTCGCTTCTCTCGATCGTTCAGATGCCAGGCGGGATTCCCGTGGCCACGGTGGCCATCGGCAAAGCCGGAGCGACGAACGCGGGCCTTCTGGCCGCCCAGATTCTCGGGGCGTTCGAGCCGGAGATCCGCGAGCGGGTGCGCAGCCGCCGCGAGAAGATCAAGCAGGCGGTCCTCGAAAGCAGTGAGCAGCTATGAGCGGACGGAAAGAGGAGCATCAGCCGGTGACGGCGCCGGAGGGTAACCAGGGAAGTGGCAGGGTGGCCGCTCACGCAGGAGGGACCCGCGAGGGCGAGAGTGCGAAGGCTCCCGTTCTTCTGCCCGGCAGCACGATCGGCGTGCTGGGCGGCGGGCAGCTCGGCCGCATGCTGGCGCTCGCCGGCAGCGCCATGGGCTACCGCTTCGTCGCCCTGGACCCGACGGAAGATTCGCCGATGGGCCAGGTGGCCGGCCGGCAAATCACCGCCGCGTACGACGACGCGGATGCCGCCCGCGAGCTGGCTAAGCTCGCGGACGTGATTACGTACGAATTCGAGAATGTGGATGCCGGCGTGGCCGGCATGCTCCAGGCCGAATCGTACGTGCCGCAGGGCAGCCGGCTGCTGCATATGACGCAGCACCGGCTGCGCGAGAAGCGTGCGATCGAGGCGGCGGGCGTGCGCGTCGCGCCCTACGCCGAGATCGCAAGCGCGCACGAGCTGCGCGAGCAGGTGGCGGTCTTCGGGACGCCGTGCGTCCTGAAGACCTGCACCGGCGGCTACGACGGCAAAGGGCAGTGGGTCATCCGCTCGGCGGACGAAGTCGACGAGGCGTATAACACGCTGGCCCGGGCCGGCACGGAGCTCGTGCTCGAGCAGTTCGTGCCCTTCGAGCGCGAGATCAGCGTGATCGCGGCTCGAAGCCCCCGCGGGGAAGTGAAGGCATTCCCCGCAGCGGAGAACATCCACGTGGACAACATCCTGCATTTGTCCATCGTGCCCGCCCGGACGACCGAAGCCGTGCTCCGCGAGGCGGAGGCGATGGCGGTCCGGCTGGCGGAATCGCTCGGCGTCGTCGGCCTCCTGGCGGTGGAGATGTTCCTCACACGGGACGGCGAGCTGTACGTGAATGAGCTCGCGCCGCGGCCGCACAATTCCGGCCATTACACGATGGAGGCTTGCCGCACCTCGCAGTTCGAGCAGCATGTCCGCGCCGTGTGCAACCTGCCGCTCGGCTCGACCGAGCTCATGACCCCGGTGGTCATGGCGAACCTGCTCGGCGAACATATGGAGCCGGCGCTGCAGTGGCTCGCGGAGCAGACGGCCGAAGAGGAAGGGCTCGCGGTGAAGCTTCACCTGTACGGCAAGCACGAAGCGAAGGCCAAGCGGAAGATGGGCCATATCAACGTGCTCGCAGCCGATACCGGGAAGGCGCTCGCCTGGGTGGAACGTTCAGGGATTTGGAAAGACCGCTGAGGTCCAGACGAGGCCCCCGCGGCTGAGCGAAACGCTTATTTTATACAACGCCAACTTCAACGCCGGCATCCAGGCGTGGGTAAACGAAAAGAACAGAAGGGCAGTCCCGAAGAACCGGACATCCGGACAGCGGGCTTACGCCTTTTTCCTAATGCCTTATCCGTTAGTCTTTGTACTGTTTTCTGTAGATTCGAGAGCATCCAGAGGTTTTCCCACCAACAAAGCTGCCGGATAAGGCACTAGCATGCAGCCGGACTTACCGGCCTGACAATTTCCCGACGGAGGTACTTACGACATGATCGATCGTTACACAAGACCCGAAATGGCCGCCATCTGGACGGAGCAGAACAAATTCCAGGCATGGCTCGAAGTAGAGATTCTTTCCTGCGAGGCCTGGTCCGAGCTAGGCGTTATTCCGAAGGAAGATGTGGCCGAGCTGAGAGCGAAGGCCTCCTTCGACATCGACCGCATTTACGAAATCGAGCAGGAAACGCGCCACGACGTGATCGCCTTCACGCGCGCTGTCTCCGAGACGCTCGGGCCCGAGCGCAAATGGGTGCACTACGGCCTCACTTCTACGGATGTCGTGGACACCGCCCTCGGCTACCTGCTCCGCCAGGCCAACGAGATCATCGAGAAGGACCTGCTCGCGTTCATCGATATCCTGCGCGACAAGGCGATCGCCTACAAGGACACCCCGATGATGGGACGGACGCACGGCGTGCATGCCGAGCCGACGACCTTCGGCCTCAAGATGGCGCTCTGGTATGAAGAGATGAAGCGCAACCTGGAGCGGTTCCGCTTCGCGGCGGACGGCGTCCAGTACGGCAAAATCTCCGGAGCCGTCGGCACCTACGCGAACATCGACCCGTTCATCGAGCAGTACGTGTGCGAGAAGCTCGGCACGAAGCCGGCTCCGATCTCCACCCAGACGCTGCAGCGCGACCGGCACGCCGAATACATGGCCACCCTGGCTCTGATCGCCACGTCCATGGACAAATTCGCCACCGAAATCCGCGCCCTGCAGAAGAGCGAGTTCCGCGAAGTCGAGGAGCCGTTCGCCAAGGGGCAAAAGGGCTCGTCCG contains:
- a CDS encoding NCS2 family permease; this translates as MDRFFKLKEHGTTVRTEIMAGITTFMAMAYILSVNPNVLSGFGQTGMDWYAVFLATALAAGIFTAAMGLFVNFPVALAPGMGLNAYFATVILASGGSITWQMALTAVFISGIIFIILTITNVRQLLLVAVPNSLKHAITVGIGLFITIVGLKNSGLLTVAVENSVTDIPKGQFTDVLGFETVFHMGSLENSTVVLTIVGLVLISILMVMRVKGAILYGILATTVIGMFTGDVDFSSIGKSQAPWVPDFSALQFFQFDFAGIVHAGIISIIATFTFVELFDTFGTLVGTANRAGLMKDEEAGRKRVGKAMMVDAIAVSGGAALGTSTTTAFIESAAGVAEGGRTGLTAVTTGVCFLLSLFLAPVVALIPAAATSAALIVVGVLMTQSIKEIDFSDFVVAIPSFLTLAIMPFTYNIANGISFGIVTYVILASVANATGNGKYKVHWLMWVLAILIILRYALVGSQG
- a CDS encoding D-2-hydroxyacid dehydrogenase; the protein is MKIVILDGYTLNPGDLSWTKLEQLGDLTVYDRTPEDLITERAQGAEIVLTNKTPLNAETISRLPGLKYIGVLATGYNIIDLEAAKARNLIVTNVPAYSTDSVAQLTFSLLLELVQQVARHSEAARSGQWAQSQDFSFALAPLTELAGKTIGLVGYGDIGKRTARIARAFGMRVLASTSGRRAYPDELEVTFASLHDLLAESDIVSLHCPLTPETKGLINEESIARMKPGAVLINTSRGGLVVEEDLAQALRDGKMAGAGVDVLSTEPPAADNPLLSAPNCVVTPHIAWASVEARRRLMDIAVDNVRNFQNGQPVHVVNG
- the purE gene encoding 5-(carboxyamino)imidazole ribonucleotide mutase — its product is MTARVGVIMGSQSDWETMKHACDVLDELEIPYEKKVVSAHRTPDLMFEYAEGAAGRGLQVIIAGAGGAAHLPGMVASKTELPVIGVPVKSASLNGLDSLLSIVQMPGGIPVATVAIGKAGATNAGLLAAQILGAFEPEIRERVRSRREKIKQAVLESSEQL
- the purK gene encoding 5-(carboxyamino)imidazole ribonucleotide synthase, encoding MSGRKEEHQPVTAPEGNQGSGRVAAHAGGTREGESAKAPVLLPGSTIGVLGGGQLGRMLALAGSAMGYRFVALDPTEDSPMGQVAGRQITAAYDDADAARELAKLADVITYEFENVDAGVAGMLQAESYVPQGSRLLHMTQHRLREKRAIEAAGVRVAPYAEIASAHELREQVAVFGTPCVLKTCTGGYDGKGQWVIRSADEVDEAYNTLARAGTELVLEQFVPFEREISVIAARSPRGEVKAFPAAENIHVDNILHLSIVPARTTEAVLREAEAMAVRLAESLGVVGLLAVEMFLTRDGELYVNELAPRPHNSGHYTMEACRTSQFEQHVRAVCNLPLGSTELMTPVVMANLLGEHMEPALQWLAEQTAEEEGLAVKLHLYGKHEAKAKRKMGHINVLAADTGKALAWVERSGIWKDR
- the purB gene encoding adenylosuccinate lyase; translation: MIDRYTRPEMAAIWTEQNKFQAWLEVEILSCEAWSELGVIPKEDVAELRAKASFDIDRIYEIEQETRHDVIAFTRAVSETLGPERKWVHYGLTSTDVVDTALGYLLRQANEIIEKDLLAFIDILRDKAIAYKDTPMMGRTHGVHAEPTTFGLKMALWYEEMKRNLERFRFAADGVQYGKISGAVGTYANIDPFIEQYVCEKLGTKPAPISTQTLQRDRHAEYMATLALIATSMDKFATEIRALQKSEFREVEEPFAKGQKGSSAMPHKRNPIGCESISGLSRVVRGHMISAYENVTLWHERDISHSSVERIILPDATQLVNYMLNRLGRIIQNLTVFPENMKRNMQSTYGVPFSGRVLTKLIDKGFSREQAYDTVQPKAMQAWETQRSFRDIVEADPVISETLTKEEIADCFDPSWHLKHVDTIFRRLGLSE